The following proteins are co-located in the Hevea brasiliensis isolate MT/VB/25A 57/8 chromosome 11, ASM3005281v1, whole genome shotgun sequence genome:
- the LOC110645454 gene encoding mechanosensitive ion channel protein 10, whose product MDDKERGRKGGEVSMAEKRTADRGEVLITISSDEVANVNKGSTIAHRQSRPNSPMKESNAGGFTKSLSMSYLSPEISRFSPSPNKPPKIPTNNENLTRRRSLTRSVYSKPKSRFGEQPYPVDSDAFEEDNLTLQEQIARNSPYNNSLNRGSPNNKSASTARTNSINPKTPMMASPGHADDEEDEVEEVIKKVESSQEKHSRVRAKPVIQWVAFICIIGCLVASLTVGKLEKTMIWGLEFWKWCVLVMVIFSGMLVTNWFMHVVVFLIERNFLLRKKVLYFVYGLKKSVQVFIWIGLVLLAWAFLFNRGVERSETATKVLKYVTWTIISLLIGSLLWLLKTLLLKILASNFHVNKFFDRIQESVFHQYVLQTLSGPPIIEEAERVGKSVSTGQLSFRSTKKGKGTKDKKVIDMGVVHKMKQEKVSAWTMKVLVDAVTNSGLSTISNTLDESIGGVGEQTDTEITNEMEATAAAYRIFRNVAKPGWKYIDEEDLLRFMIKEEVDLVFPLFEVSENRQIDRKALTDWVVKVYKGRKALAHALGDTKTAVKQLNKLVTVILVIVTIVIWLLLMEIATTKVLVVLSSQLVVAAFMFGNTCKTIFEAIIFVFVMHPFDVGDRCVIDGVPLLVEEMNILTTVFLKLDNEKIYYPNSVLATKPISNYYRSPNMGDAVEFSIDFATPVEKIALLKDKIKKCLEKNPQHWHPNHSVVVKEIENVNKLKMALYCNHTMNFQEFGEKNKRRTELVIEIKKIFEELNIKYYLLPQQVHLSHIGSETRNLQL is encoded by the exons ATGGATGATAAAGAGAGAGGTCGAAAGGGCGGCGAAGTAAGCATGGCTGAGAAGAGAACCGCCGATAGAGGAGAAGTGCTAATAACAATATCGAGTGATGAAGTTGCAAATGTCAATAAAGGGTCTACCATTGCTCATAGGCAGAGCAGGCCTAATTCACCCATGAAAGAATCAAATGCTGGTGGATTTACAAAATCTCTGTCTATGAGCTACCTTTCACCAGAGATCTCACGGTTTAGCCCAAGCCCCAATAAGCCCCCCAAAATCCCTACCAACAACGAAAATCTTACTAGAAGAAGGTCGCTCACGAGGTCAGTGTACTCAAAACCCAAGTCAAGATTTGGAGAACAGCCATATCCTGTTGATTCTGATGCGTTTGAAGAGGATAATTTGACTCTCCAAGAACAAATCGCCAGGAATTCACCCTATAACAATTCACTTAATAGGGGGTCACCTAATAACAAGTCTGCTTCTACTGCTAGGACAAATTCCATAAATCCAAAAACGCCCATGATGGCATCTCCAGGACATGcagatgatgaagaagatgaggtgGAGGAAGTTATCAAGAAGGTTGAATCGAGTCAAGAGAAGCATAGTAGAGTGAGGGCCAAGCCTGTGATTCAGTGGGTTGCATTTATTTGCATTATAGGATGCTTAGTGGCAAGCTTGACTGTTGGGAAACTCGAAAAGACTATGATTTGGGGCTTGGAGTTTTGGAAGTGGTGTGTgcttgtgatggtaatattctcTGGCATGTTGGTCACTAATTGGTTTATGCATGTTGTTGTTTTTTTGATTGAGAGGAATTTTTTGCTTAGAAAGAAGGTACTTTATTTTGTTTATGGGTTAAAGAAGAGCGTTCAAGTGTTTATTTGGATAGGTTTGGTTCTTCTTGCTTGGGCATTTTTATTCAATCGTGGAGTTGAACGATCTGAGACTGCTACCAAGGTTCTAAAATATGTAACTtggaccattatttcacttcttaTTGGCTCATTATTGTGGCTTTTGAAGACTTTATTGCTAAAGATTTTAGCATCTAATTTTCATGTCAACAAGTTCTTTGATAGAATCCAAGAATCAGTCTTTCATCAGTATGTTCTGCAAACACTTTCAGGGCCTCCAATTATAGAGGAGGCTGAGAGGGTTGGGAAATCAGTTAGCACAGGTCAACTGAGCTTCAGGAGTACCAAAAAGGGTAAAGGAACAAAGGACAAAAAGGTAATTGATATGGGAGTAGTTCATAAGATGAAGCAAGAAAAGGTTTCGGCTTGGACCATGAAGGTTTTGGTTGATGCAGTCACAAATTCAGGGCTGTCCACAATCTCTAATACATTGGATGAAAGCATTGGTGGAGTGGGCGAACAAACTGATACAGAAATTACCAATGAGATGGAAGCAACTGCTGCTGCCTATCGCATTTTTAGGAATGTTGCTAAGCCTGGTTGGAA GTACATTGATGAGGAGGACCTCTTAAGGTTCATGATTAAGGAGGAGGTGGATCTTGTTTTTCCATTGTTTGAAGTATCGGAGAACAGACAAATTGATAGAAAAGCTCTGACAGACTGGGTG GTGAAGGTTTACAAGGGTCGGAAAGCTCTTGCGCATGCATTAGGTGACACCAAAACAGCTGTCAAGCAATTGAACAAACTGGTGACAGTGATCCTGGTTATTGTGACCATTGTCATTTGGCTTCTCTTGATGGAAATTGCAACAACGAAAGTGCTTGTTGTCCTCTCATCACAGCTAGTAGTGGCGGCCTTTATGTTTGGGAATACTTGCAAGACCATATTTGAAGCTATAATATTTGTTTTTGTGATGCATCCATTTGATGTTGGTGATCGTTGTGTTATTGACGGTGTGCCA TTGTTGGTCGAGGAAATGAACATCTTAACGACAGTTTTCTTGAAGCTTGATAATGAAAAGATATACTATCCAAATTCTGTTTTGGCTACAAAGCCAATCAGCAACTATTACAGAAGCCCTAACATGGGTGATGCTGTGGAGTTCTCAATAGATTTTGCTACTCCAGTGGAGAAGATTGCATTGTTGAAAGATAAAATTAAGAA GTGCTTAGAGAAGAATCCCCAACACTGGCATCCTAACCACAGCGTTGTGGTGAAGGAAATTGAGAATGTAAACAAGTTAAAAATGGCTCTCTATTGTAATCACACAATGAACTTCCAAGAATTTGGAGAGAAAAACAAGCGGCGGACTGAACTGGTCATTGAGATAAAGAAGATTTTCGAGGAGTTAAATATAAAATACTACCTTCTGCCCCAACAAGTTCATCTCAGCCATATCGGGTCGGA
- the LOC110645460 gene encoding serine/threonine-protein kinase STY46-like — protein sequence MNVAGNNQPKKSNLFSPRQSPVANSPQKQGKATARRGFCQGLKDCMSMGPAISTSQNQSHSTSKLERQVADLEREVLKQRELRIMYRKRMERTHDYLKYCLQVAQDNGFLNLIIKNKDDNDRQDCSFPSTMDNTNTSPQLSSSLQQHYDLAALICQAKMNGWYIDHREIELQEKIGQGSTAEIYKTVWRGLDVAVKCIFPNFFETNESGESFFAQELDTLSRQRHRFVLQLMGACLDPPDHAWVVTEFLDMTLKEWLHGPGNSRLKERLVPLPPFEERIAKALEIAQAMQYLHEQKPKLIHRDLKPSNIFLDDANHVRVADFGHARFLSDEEMALTGETGKDINLLIVHLRTFVYMAPEVIRCEPYNEKCDVYSFGIILNEIMTGNHPYIETDFGPSKIAMEVAEGHLRPTLPEDNGQLGEIINLICLSWDQDASVRPSFATITSTLKKIHRRIIESNEIDYCI from the exons ATGAATGTTGCAGGCAATAACCAGCCGAAGAAATCCAATCTTTTTAGTCCAAGGCAGTCGCCGGTGGCCAATTCCCCTCAGAAGCAGGGAAAGGCCACTGCCAGGCGTGGATTCTGTCAGGGTCTCAAGGACTGCATGAGCATGGGGCCTGCTATTTCCACAAGCCAGAATCAGTCCCATTCTACTTCTAAATTAGAGCGGCAG GTGGCAGACCTCGAAAGAGAAGTGCTGAAGCAGAGGGAGCTCCGGATCATGTACAGGAAGAGGATGGAGAGAACACATGACTACCTAAAATACTGTCTTCAAGTAGCCCAAGACAATGGCTTCTTGAATCTCATAATTAAGAACAAAGATGATAATGATCGACAAGATTGCTCCTTTCCTTCTACCATGGATAACACCAATACTAGTCCTCAATTGTCCTCTTCACTGCAGCAACATTACGACCTTGCAGCTCTCATTTGCCAAGCCAAGATGAATGGATGGTACATTGATCACCGCGAG ATTGAACTGCAAGAGAAAATAGGCCAAGGAAGCACAGCAGAAATTTACAAAACGGTTTGGCGAGGGCTTGATGTTGCAGTGAAGTGCATATTTCCTAATTTCTTCGAGACAAATGAAAGTGGTGAATCCTTTTTTGCTCAAGAACTCGACACTTTATCTAGGCAACGCCATCGTTTCGTGCTGCAACTGATGGGTGCATGCCTTGATCCTCCTGATCATGCATGGGTTGTCACAGAATTCTTGGACATGACATTGAAAGAGTGGCTCCATGGGCCAGGTAACAGCAGGCTAAAAGAGAGGTTGGTTCCCCTTCCCCCATTTGAAGAGAGGATTGCCAAAGCATTAGAGATTGCCCAAGCAatgcaataccttcatgaacaaaAACCAAAACTCATTCATCGAGACCTCAAGCCAAGCAATATCTTTTTGGATGATGCTAATCACGTAAGGGTGGCAGATTTTGGTCATGCTAGGTTCTTGAGCGATGAAGAAATGGCACTTACTGGTGAAACTGGTAaggatattaatttattaattgtaCATTTAC GAACATTTGTTTACATGGCACCAGAGGTGATTCGATGTGAACCTTATAATGAAAAATGCGACGTCTACAGTTTTGGTATTATACTTAACGAGATTATGACAGGCAATCATCCTTACATTGAAACAGATTTTGGTCCCAGCAAG ATTGCCATGGAAGTTGCAGAAGGTCATCTGAGGCCAACGCTTCCAGAGGACAATGGGCAACTTGGAGAAATCATCAATCTCATTTGCCTTTCATGGGATCAAGATGCTTCTGTTAGACCATCTTTTGCAACAATCACTTCTACTCTCAAAAAAATTCACCGGAGAATCATAGAGAGCAATGAGATTGATTATTGCATTTAA